TCCTGGACTCGTTTTGTGGCGTCGGCGAAAGCAGTAGAGAGCTGGCCCGCTTATACCCGGACTGCGCGGTGATCGGCGTGGATAAATCGGCCCACCGCATCGCCAAACACAGCCGCGAAGACAATCTCGATAACTATTTACTGATCCGTGCAGATGTAGAAGACTTTTGGCGGCTGGCGGTTGATGCTGGCTGGCAACCCCTGCACCATTATTTGCTCTATCCCAACCCTTGGCCTAAACCCAGCCAACTAAAATACCGAGTCCAAGGCTCGGCGGTCTTTCCCGCACTGTTGTCTCTTGGAGGCACACTGGACTTGCGAAGCAATTGGCAAATTTATGTCGCGGAGTTTCAACAAGCATTGGTGCTAGCAGGGCAACATGCTGTGTTTGAAGCGTACAAAGCCGATCCTCCCATTACCCCCTTTGAACGCAAATACAGCATCTCTGGGCAAGCGCTATGGCGCTGTACCTGCAGCATTAACAGCTCAACGCCATAAACACTCACAAAACCTTACTGCCAATGGCGTTTTTCATCGCTTCGCTTAGGGTTATACTCATTTATCATTTTTACGAATTAACCGTGCATTATGAATAAGCAAGCCGCCGCCCAGTCCATTAGCCGCGACCCCGTATGGGAGCGCATTCGCGAGGAAACCGCCTGCGAAGTAAAACGCGAACCGGTATTGGCCAGCTTTCTTCACGCCACCATTCTCAACCACCACAGCCTGGAAACCGCGCTGAGCTTTCACCTGGCCCATGCACTGAACAGCCCGGCCGCGTCCGCTCTGCTGGTTAGAGAGGTCATAGAAGAGGCCTTTGCCAGCGACCCCGGCATTAGTGCAGCCATTCGTGCCGATATCTGCGCCGTACAAGAGCGAGACTCTGCCTGCGACAGCCTGTCGGTGCCCTTTTTATACTTTAAAGGTTTCCACGCCCTGCAAAGCTATCGTATTGCCCACTGGCTATGGAAAAACAACCGCAGCTCTCTGGCCCTGTACTTCCAAAACCGGATTTCTTGCGAGTTTGGCGTGGATATTCACCCTGCAGCAAAGATAGGACATGGCATTTTAATGGATCACGCCACGGGCGTTGTTATTGGTGAAACCGCCGTAGTGGGCAATAACGTGTCGCTAATGCAATCCGTCACTCTTGGCGGCACCGGCAAAGCCGATGGCGACCGCCACCCCAAAGTCGCCGACGGCGTATTAATTGGCGCGGGGGCGAAAATTTTAGGCAATATCCACATTGGCGAAGGCGCCCACGTGGGGGCCGGTAGTGTGGTTCTTAAGGATGTGCCTGCTCACACCATGGTGAGGGGCGTACCCGCAAAAGTGGTGGGAAAACCCGATTGCGACAACCCGGCACTGTCCATGAATCATCAGGCATGCAGCGAAGAGGCAAAAGATTAAAAAAGGGGGGAAACGGGGCGAAGAATATCGCCCCGGACAGTATTACTTACAGTTAGGGCGGCGACCCTGCGCTTTAGCCTGTTGATATAGACCATTGGCTTTGGCCATACCGTCTTCCAAGTCGCTGATACGTGTTTGATGAGAGGGGTGAGTCGACAAAAACTCCGGTGGCTGGCCGGAATTTGCCGCGCTCATATTCTTCCAAAGCTCAACACTTTCCTGCGGATTAAAGCCCGCCTCTGCCATCAGGTCCAGACCAACCACATCTGCTTCCGATTCCTGCGCTCGGCCATAGGGCAGTACCACGCCGTATTGAGTGCCTAAACCCATCAATCCCATCACCGTCTCTTTGCCGGCACCCTCGCCCAGCATGACGCCGACCAGCTGAGTGGTCGTGCTCGCAACACTCTGCAAGGACAACCTCTCTGCACTGTGTTGAGCTAACACGTGACCGACTTCATGCCCTAAGACGGTACCGAGCTGGTCCTGGTTTTTAGCCACTTTGAGAATGCCTGTATGAACGCCAATCTTCTTACCCGGCAGGGCAAAGGCGTTGGCAGAATCTTCTTCAAAGACCACCACTTCCCAGCTTCCACGCCACTCAGCAGGCAGCATTGTCGTAATCGCATCGGCGACACAGGTCACATAGCGGTTGGTGTTGCTATTGCTGCTGACCGTCATTTTCTGTTTCATCTCATCAAATGCGGTGGTGCCCATTTGCGACATCTCGGCATTACCAAACAACAATACTTGGCGACGCCCGGTGGGCGACTCAGCGCAGGATGCCAACAGGGCAGCCAGCACAATTGGCACAATGGATATCTTTAAGGTTTTCATAACACTCCCTGCTAAACTCTAAGTCGAATTTCTGTGGGCATTATGGCACAGCCGGATATTCCTTGTAGCCATAACAAGTCGCCCCAACGACAAGCACTCAATTTAAGGACTTGGCATATGAATAATCGCTGCGGCTGGTGCGGAACAGACCCAGAATACCAGCAATACCACGACACCGAATGGGGGGTTCCCTGCGACAATGACCACAAACATTTTGAATTTCTCATTTTAGAATCAGCCCA
The DNA window shown above is from Spongiibacter sp. IMCC21906 and carries:
- a CDS encoding tRNA (guanosine(46)-N(7))-methyltransferase TrmB; translated protein: MKKTSNNSHSRSVNSTQLAAHEKLAATVLKHLRHPFRKPYAPHNLSAFAEADTWLSQQQHPLILDSFCGVGESSRELARLYPDCAVIGVDKSAHRIAKHSREDNLDNYLLIRADVEDFWRLAVDAGWQPLHHYLLYPNPWPKPSQLKYRVQGSAVFPALLSLGGTLDLRSNWQIYVAEFQQALVLAGQHAVFEAYKADPPITPFERKYSISGQALWRCTCSINSSTP
- the cysE gene encoding serine O-acetyltransferase, producing MNKQAAAQSISRDPVWERIREETACEVKREPVLASFLHATILNHHSLETALSFHLAHALNSPAASALLVREVIEEAFASDPGISAAIRADICAVQERDSACDSLSVPFLYFKGFHALQSYRIAHWLWKNNRSSLALYFQNRISCEFGVDIHPAAKIGHGILMDHATGVVIGETAVVGNNVSLMQSVTLGGTGKADGDRHPKVADGVLIGAGAKILGNIHIGEGAHVGAGSVVLKDVPAHTMVRGVPAKVVGKPDCDNPALSMNHQACSEEAKD
- a CDS encoding M48 family metallopeptidase, with protein sequence MKTLKISIVPIVLAALLASCAESPTGRRQVLLFGNAEMSQMGTTAFDEMKQKMTVSSNSNTNRYVTCVADAITTMLPAEWRGSWEVVVFEEDSANAFALPGKKIGVHTGILKVAKNQDQLGTVLGHEVGHVLAQHSAERLSLQSVASTTTQLVGVMLGEGAGKETVMGLMGLGTQYGVVLPYGRAQESEADVVGLDLMAEAGFNPQESVELWKNMSAANSGQPPEFLSTHPSHQTRISDLEDGMAKANGLYQQAKAQGRRPNCK